The following coding sequences are from one Gadus macrocephalus chromosome 3, ASM3116895v1 window:
- the si:dkey-9i23.8 gene encoding parapinopsin isoform X3 has protein sequence MGVGDSVGAGNGDGGGGQLPCPAHQSHGRACSKQYSCRYWVPFLSLTLSDLGSSALIISGSLLAMLTGGQTSPWCEVVSLLKFAFITSSIGSIAILCVQRLMGMPPRGSVLFVVLVLTCLASWVSGVVFGTVPVVYAWIKYLYDPAEMLCAVFWETSYSDMMVYILCAFSVCIFLPVLLIFLGSLMTAAGLVPRWNTDNEEDDMSLVTPLLVAFYLLCYTPFVVSELILLGKQDLSPAPYWLRTLSSVMSYLDCGLNPLIYCSHRDFREAGLSLLWTSRKSFSDPILTGITQLNL, from the exons ATGGGTGTTGGTGACAGTGTTGGGGCTGGaaatggtgatgggggtggtgggcaACTGCCTTGTCCTGCTCATCAAAGTCATGGTAGGGCT TGCAGTAAGCAGTACTCTTGTCGCTACTGGGTTCCCTTCCTGAGTCTCACCCTGTCGGACCTAG gttcctCTGCGCTCATCATCTCTGGCTCCCTGCTGGCCATGCTGACCGGCGGTCAGACATCTCCTTGGTGTGAGGTGGTCAGCCTGTTAAAGTTTGCTTTCATTACCTCCTCTATTGGAAGCATAG CCATCCTGTGTGTGCAGCGCTTGATGGGCATGCCACCTAGGGGCAGCGTCTTGTTCGTGGTTCTGGTGCTGACCTGCTTGGCCTCCTGGGTGTCAGGCGTGGTGTTTGGGACTGTCCCTGTGGTCTACGCCTGGATCAAGTATCT GTACGACCCCGCTGAGATGCTGTGTGCAGTGTTCTGGGAGACCAGCTACTCAGACATGATGGTGTACATCCTGTGTGCCTTCTCCGTCTGCATCTTCCTCCCCGTGCTCCTCATCTTCTTGGGCTCTTTGATGACCGCAGCCGGCCTCGTGCCGCGGTGGAACACCGACAA CGAGGAGGACGACATGTCGTTAGTCACGCCACTGCTGGTGGCCTTCTACCTGCTCTGCTACACCCCCTTCGTCGTGTCCGAG CTGATTCTCCTGGGCAAGCAGGATCTGTCCCCGGCTCCTTATTGGCTGAGGACCTTGTCATCGGTCATGTCCTACCTGGACTGTGGGCTGAACCCACTCATCTACTGCTCTCACCGAGACTTTAGGGAGGCGGGCCTATCCCTGCTGTGGACAAGTAGAAAGTCCTTCTCAGATCCCATTCTCACAGGCATAACACAGTTAAACCTATAG
- the si:dkey-9i23.8 gene encoding prolactin-releasing peptide receptor isoform X2 encodes MSTLEGRRQAVYPIPTMNKYLNDSAVERPWTEVERWVLVTVLGLEMVMGVVGNCLVLLIKVMCSKQYSCRYWVPFLSLTLSDLGSSALIISGSLLAMLTGGQTSPWCEVVSLLKFAFITSSIGSIAILCVQRLMGMPPRGSVLFVVLVLTCLASWVSGVVFGTVPVVYAWIKYDPAEMLCAVFWETSYSDMMVYILCAFSVCIFLPVLLIFLGSLMTAAGLVPRWNTDNEEDDMSLVTPLLVAFYLLCYTPFVVSELILLGKQDLSPAPYWLRTLSSVMSYLDCGLNPLIYCSHRDFREAGLSLLWTSRKSFSDPILTGITQLNL; translated from the exons ATGAGCACTCTTGAAGGTAGAAGGCAGGCGGTTTATCCTATTCCTACAA TGAATAAGTACCTTAACGACAGTGCGGTGGAGCGACCCTGGACGGAGGTGGAGAGATGGGTGTTGGTGACAGTGTTGGGGCTGGaaatggtgatgggggtggtgggcaACTGCCTTGTCCTGCTCATCAAAGTCATG TGCAGTAAGCAGTACTCTTGTCGCTACTGGGTTCCCTTCCTGAGTCTCACCCTGTCGGACCTAG gttcctCTGCGCTCATCATCTCTGGCTCCCTGCTGGCCATGCTGACCGGCGGTCAGACATCTCCTTGGTGTGAGGTGGTCAGCCTGTTAAAGTTTGCTTTCATTACCTCCTCTATTGGAAGCATAG CCATCCTGTGTGTGCAGCGCTTGATGGGCATGCCACCTAGGGGCAGCGTCTTGTTCGTGGTTCTGGTGCTGACCTGCTTGGCCTCCTGGGTGTCAGGCGTGGTGTTTGGGACTGTCCCTGTGGTCTACGCCTGGATCAA GTACGACCCCGCTGAGATGCTGTGTGCAGTGTTCTGGGAGACCAGCTACTCAGACATGATGGTGTACATCCTGTGTGCCTTCTCCGTCTGCATCTTCCTCCCCGTGCTCCTCATCTTCTTGGGCTCTTTGATGACCGCAGCCGGCCTCGTGCCGCGGTGGAACACCGACAA CGAGGAGGACGACATGTCGTTAGTCACGCCACTGCTGGTGGCCTTCTACCTGCTCTGCTACACCCCCTTCGTCGTGTCCGAG CTGATTCTCCTGGGCAAGCAGGATCTGTCCCCGGCTCCTTATTGGCTGAGGACCTTGTCATCGGTCATGTCCTACCTGGACTGTGGGCTGAACCCACTCATCTACTGCTCTCACCGAGACTTTAGGGAGGCGGGCCTATCCCTGCTGTGGACAAGTAGAAAGTCCTTCTCAGATCCCATTCTCACAGGCATAACACAGTTAAACCTATAG
- the ndufs8a gene encoding NADH:ubiquinone oxidoreductase core subunit S8a: MAATLRLLYSTSRQGSFVTGQSLVRCFSVSGQRESFKYVNAQEASLDMKAITDRAAQTLLWTELFRGLGMTMSYLFREPATINYPFEKGPLSPRFRGEHALRRYPSGEERCIACKLCEAICPAQAITIEAEPRADGSRRTTRYDIDMTKCIYCGFCQEACPVDAIVEGPNFEFSTETHEELLYNKEKLLNNGDKWEAEIAANIQADYLYR, from the exons ATGGCTGCAACTCTGCGTTTGCTGTACTCCACCTCCAGGCAAG gGTCGTTTGTGACTGGCCAGAGTCTAGTTAGGTGCTTCAGTGTGTCCgggcagagagagagttttA AGTATGTGAATGCCCAGGAGGCTTCCCTGGACATGAAGGCCATCACAGACCGGGCCGCTCAGACTCTGCTGTGGACAGAGCTGTTCAGAG GGCTGGGCATGACGATGAGCTACCTCTTCAGGGAGCCTGCCACCATCAACTACCCCTTTGAGAAGGGACCCCTCTCTCCACGCTTCAGAGGGGAGCACGCCCTCCGCAG GTATCCTTCTGGAGAGGAGCGCTGCATTGCCTGCAAGTTGTGTGAGGCCATCTGCCCTGCCCAG GCCATCACCATTGAGGCTGAGCCACGCGCCGACGGCAGCCGGAGAACCACCCGCTACGACATCGACATGACCAAGTGCATCTACTGCGGCTTCTGTCAAGAGGCCTGCCCCGTGGACGCCATCGTCgag GGCCCGAACTTTGAGTTCTCCACTGAGACCCACGAAGAGCTGCTCTAcaacaaggagaagctgctcaaCAACGGAGATAAATGGGAGGCAGAGATTGCAGCCAACATACAAGCAGATTACCTCTATCGATAA
- the si:dkey-9i23.8 gene encoding parapinopsin isoform X1 → MSTLEGRRQAVYPIPTMNKYLNDSAVERPWTEVERWVLVTVLGLEMVMGVVGNCLVLLIKVMCSKQYSCRYWVPFLSLTLSDLGSSALIISGSLLAMLTGGQTSPWCEVVSLLKFAFITSSIGSIAILCVQRLMGMPPRGSVLFVVLVLTCLASWVSGVVFGTVPVVYAWIKYLYDPAEMLCAVFWETSYSDMMVYILCAFSVCIFLPVLLIFLGSLMTAAGLVPRWNTDNEEDDMSLVTPLLVAFYLLCYTPFVVSELILLGKQDLSPAPYWLRTLSSVMSYLDCGLNPLIYCSHRDFREAGLSLLWTSRKSFSDPILTGITQLNL, encoded by the exons ATGAGCACTCTTGAAGGTAGAAGGCAGGCGGTTTATCCTATTCCTACAA TGAATAAGTACCTTAACGACAGTGCGGTGGAGCGACCCTGGACGGAGGTGGAGAGATGGGTGTTGGTGACAGTGTTGGGGCTGGaaatggtgatgggggtggtgggcaACTGCCTTGTCCTGCTCATCAAAGTCATG TGCAGTAAGCAGTACTCTTGTCGCTACTGGGTTCCCTTCCTGAGTCTCACCCTGTCGGACCTAG gttcctCTGCGCTCATCATCTCTGGCTCCCTGCTGGCCATGCTGACCGGCGGTCAGACATCTCCTTGGTGTGAGGTGGTCAGCCTGTTAAAGTTTGCTTTCATTACCTCCTCTATTGGAAGCATAG CCATCCTGTGTGTGCAGCGCTTGATGGGCATGCCACCTAGGGGCAGCGTCTTGTTCGTGGTTCTGGTGCTGACCTGCTTGGCCTCCTGGGTGTCAGGCGTGGTGTTTGGGACTGTCCCTGTGGTCTACGCCTGGATCAAGTATCT GTACGACCCCGCTGAGATGCTGTGTGCAGTGTTCTGGGAGACCAGCTACTCAGACATGATGGTGTACATCCTGTGTGCCTTCTCCGTCTGCATCTTCCTCCCCGTGCTCCTCATCTTCTTGGGCTCTTTGATGACCGCAGCCGGCCTCGTGCCGCGGTGGAACACCGACAA CGAGGAGGACGACATGTCGTTAGTCACGCCACTGCTGGTGGCCTTCTACCTGCTCTGCTACACCCCCTTCGTCGTGTCCGAG CTGATTCTCCTGGGCAAGCAGGATCTGTCCCCGGCTCCTTATTGGCTGAGGACCTTGTCATCGGTCATGTCCTACCTGGACTGTGGGCTGAACCCACTCATCTACTGCTCTCACCGAGACTTTAGGGAGGCGGGCCTATCCCTGCTGTGGACAAGTAGAAAGTCCTTCTCAGATCCCATTCTCACAGGCATAACACAGTTAAACCTATAG